The nucleotide sequence TAAATAACTTTACAAAAATTTAAATCGAAATTTTACACAAGTTGTAAATACAAAGGCCTTTTCTCAGAAGCTTTTTTTCACAATGCACGCCAACGTTTGGTACAAGAATAGTAGCCGATTGTGGACTTCAAACCTTTCAAGCCACAGAAAAGCTGATGCGGGCTACAACCCTCGAAATTACGGCTGCCTCGGCTATTATTTTTGTACATTGTTGTAAAACGTACCTTATTCTAAACTTCAATCGATATGTTGACTTTTCCGCCAAGTCCTTTTTCAACGATGTCGAACAACGTTTTTAAAGTCAGATTACTACCATTATTTTCCACACGTGAGATATAGGTCCGCTTTTTGTCAATTAAATTACCGAGTTGTTCTTGAGTCAATTTTTTTTCTTCCCGAGCGTTTCGCAAGAGCAGTCCGATTTTAAATGATTCAAAATCCCTTTCGAGTTCATCCCTGCGTTCCGTTCCTTTTTTTCCGTAAACGGTGTCC is from Saccharicrinis carchari and encodes:
- a CDS encoding helix-turn-helix domain-containing protein, whose amino-acid sequence is METKSWKEIKDTVYGKKGTERRDELERDFESFKIGLLLRNAREEKKLTQEQLGNLIDKKRTYISRVENNGSNLTLKTLFDIVEKGLGGKVNISIEV